The following is a genomic window from candidate division WOR-3 bacterium.
CAACCCCGAGAGATTTCAATTGGTCCAAATTTCTTATATCTCTCACTAAAAGGTAAGAAAATATCAAGATTTAAAACCTTTTCCCCATAAATTATTTTTTCTTTTGGCTTATTTTTTATCAAATCTAAAATTACATATTCTCCTTCGCCACAGACCACATAATCAAAGCCAAAATTTAAAACTTCCTTGGGCATACCGGTTGGATGAGGTCCACCAGCAATTAATGTTAAATTTTTTATATTTAAATTTCTTATCTTTTTTACCAAATTTTTTATCTCAAAAATCTGAGTAGTAAAAAAGGAGACAAGCAAAAATTTATCTCCGGTAAGTTCTTTTAATAATTTTAATAAATCCTCTTCCTTTTTGGCAAAGAAGATATTAAAATCTTTTTCTAATAAAGGAATTAAAGGATTGAAACTATAACGATTATCTTTTGAATAATAGATGATGATATTGGTCTCATACATCTATTATCTCTTTTAATTTCTCTATTATTTCTTCTTTTTTTATTTCTTGTTGATTGCCAGTAGTCATATCTTTTAATAGATAAATTCCTTTCTCTCTTTCTCTTTCGCCAATAATTATTACATATTTTATATCTAATTTATTAGCAATTTTCAGTTGTTTTTTTAAAGTTTCTAAATCGGGATTTAAATAGCAAGGAATATTTTTTTCTCTTAAAAGGTTTGCCAATTTTTCTGCTTCGTAGAAACTATCTTCACAATCATAAATTATCATTAGATTTTTATCTTCTTTTAAAAGATTTTTATTTTCTTTAAGGGCATAAAAAATTCTTTCTAAACCTAAGGCAAAACCAACACAAGGAGCATCTTCACCACCAAGTTCTTTCATTAGATTATCATAACGACCACCGCCACCGATACTAATCTTTTCTCCCAAACTTTCAGAGATAAATTCAAAGGTTGTTTTTGTGTAATAATCTAAACCTCTTACTAAATTCTCATCAATTTTATATCTGACATCAGATTTTTCTAAATATGAAAGAAATTTATCAAAATGGTTCTTGCATTCTTCACATAAAAACTCTCTTACCTTAGGACTTTCTTTTATTATCTTTTGACATCCTTCATTTTTACAATCAAAGATTCTTAGAGGGTTTTTCTCTTTTCTCTCTTGGCAATCAAAGCATAAAAATTCTATTTTATCTTTTAAATAGGTCAAAAAAGCCTCTTTAAATTTCGGTCGACATTTATCACAGCCAATAGAATTTACCAAAGTTATAGTATCTTTGAGATTGATTTCTGAAAAGAAATGGTTAGCAATTTTAATAAGTTCAAAATCACTGTAAGGACTTTTCTCACCAACAATTTCTAATCCCAATTGGTAGTGTTCTCTTAACCTTCCTTTCTGGGGTCTTTCATATCTAAACATTGGTCCAATATAATATACCCTTTGGGGAATAGGCAATTGGTTTTCAATTACTGCTCTTATTACGCCTGGTGTGCCTTCGGGTCGCAAGGCTAATAATCTTTCTTTTTTATCGTAAAAAGTATACATTTCTTTATTAACAATATCAGAAGTAATTCCCGTTGAACGATAATATAACTCAGCATATTCTAAAATTGGTGTTCTTATAAGGGAAAAACCATATAATTTTACTATCCTTTCAAAGTTGGTAATAATAAAATCGATAAAGAGACTTTCCTTAGGTAAGATATCAAGCATCCCTTTTAATCTTTTTGTGACCATTCTATTTTCTTATTCTCATTATTCTTATGAGATTTTCTCTTTCATATTCCGAAAGGCGTAAAGATATATAACGGATGGCGCTTCTCATCTGAGGGATTAATCGGTATTCTAAGGCATTTACCCTTCTTCTTGTTTTTTCAATTTCTGACGAAAGGATGGCAACAATTTTTAAAAGGGTTGATAATCTTCCCAGTTTTTTAATTAGTAAATTTAATTTTTCTAAAGCGATATCTAATAAAGAAGAAGTTTGATAAAAAGGCAAAATCTTTTCTTTTTCTAAGAGATCAAAATCATAAAGGGTTGTTTTGATATTTAAAAGAGGTAGAATACTTTCTTTTATAGAAATTTCATAATTTTGATTAATCAAAAGATTTTCATAAAAGATTCTTTTTTCTAAAAAGAAGGAAGAGTTGAGATATTTTAAAACTTCTTTCGTCTCTTCGTATACTTCTTTTCTTAATTTTTTCACTTCTTCAATATAAGAAAGTAAAATTCTTAACAATTGTTCTTGTCTATCCTTTAATAATTTATGCCCTCTAACAGCAATTATTTCCCTTTTTTTTAATCTTAATAATTCCTGTCGGGTAGCATTAGTTGGAATGAGCATAGTTTATTATAATTATTTATGGTTAAAAGTCAATTATAAGTTGACAAAAATAACAAATTTTTTATAATTAGCAAAATGGAAGAAGGGTTAATTAATTTTTTTATAGAAAAAGAAATTCTACCGTTTATTTCTAAGAAAGGTAAGATATTTTTTAAGGGAAAGGGATTAAAAAGTTTAGATAATAAAGAAAAACAAGAGATTTATAAAAAATTGGCTGAATTTATTAGAAGTCCAGAAGATTGTTTAAATTTAAGAAGAAAAATAATTAATAGAATGAAAGAGAATTATAATTTTTTACCTATCAAAAATTGGGTAGAAGAAGAAAGACCAAGGGAATTATTAATAAAAAAGGGTGAAAAGTCTTTATCTCTTGCTAAATTATTGGCAATCATATTAAGGACGGGTAAAGAAGGTGAAAGTGCTGAAGATTTGGCAAAGAAATTATTAAATCATTTTGGTAGTCTCTCAGCGATAGATAATGCCACAATTGACGAGATAAGCAAAATACCAGGCATTGGTTTAGCAAAGGCTTGCTCCTTAAAAGCCGCTTTGGAATTAGGAAAAAGATTATTAATAGAAAAGGCAGAAAATAAAAAGAAACTAAAATCACCGCAGGACGTGATTGATTATGTGAGTGAAAAAATTGGTCCCTATTTATTTAATGCTAAAAAAGAACATTTTTCGGTTATCTTTTTAGATATAAAAAATAAAGTAATTGATACCTTAGAATTAAGTAAGGGAAGTAATAATGCCAGTATTGTTGATATAAAAGAGATAATTTCAGAAGCAATAAAAAGATTGGCAAACGGTGTTATTTTAGTTCATAATCATCCTTCGGGAGAGACTGAACCTTCTAAAGAAGATATTTCTTTAACTAAAAAGATAATTCAGGCATGTAATATCTGTGGAATAAGAGTTTTAGACCACATTATCGTTGGTCGAAATAAAGAGAATTATACTAGTTTTCTAAAATTGGGATTGATTCGGTAATGTATCTTATTGATGGTTATAATCTTTTACACCAATTTTATAAAGATATTAATGAAAATAAAATAAATTATTATCGGGAAGAACTGATTTATCTTATAAAAGATTATTGCGAGATAAAAAGAAAGAAAGCCCAAATATTCTTTGATGTGAAAAGTGTTCCCCTATCTCTCTTGCCACCAATTAGATTAAAAAGCGATTATTTGAAGGTTTCTTATGTAAAGGATGCCGATTTAGCAATTATCAATATTTTAGAAAATACCAAAGATATTACTCGATATACGGTTGTTTCTTCTGATAGAAAAATCATTAATTATGCTCAAAGGAAAGGATTTAAGGTTTTCTCTTCCCAAAGGTTTAAAACTATCTTATTGACTTTTAAATGGGAATAATTAAAATAAATTTAGTTTAAATGGAATTATTAGTAATAATATTAAATATTAAATTATTACTTGAAAAGGAGGAATGTCTATGAAAGCAAAACTATCAATTTTTATCGGAGTAATTAGCATTGTGTTACTTTTTATCTCTTGTGGTAACGAACCCCCACCACCTTTCTTTAGCGGAGATGGAAAAGATTCAGCCGCAATCAAAACCCTTTTAGAAAGCGAGGTTTTACAAGTTCATCTTTTTGAAGATAACATGTTCGGGGAAGAAAATTACTTAGTACCTGTGGCACTTACTCGGGGTACCTATTTTGATTCTCTCTTAAAAAAAGATAGACCTTTTATGAAATTCTTTCCGAAAGCCTTTGGTCGAAAGAAGATAAGCCAAAGGGATTCCTTTAATATCGTCTTTATTAAAGATACAACCTGTCATGTTTATTTAATTAGGGAATTTAAAGATTCTTTGTATATCCTTACCGATTCGGTTACTCCTTATTTAGCTGATAGCGGATATTATGCTAATCGTTTTATAGCAAAGGAAACGCTTATCGTTAAGCCCTTTGATGCCATTTCTTGGCAGGTTGCCTATTTTGAACCAGTAAAGAAAGATACCGAACCGAGAGAATGGAAATTGAAAAAGATTTCTGGTTGTCAAATTATTTACGCTCCTGATGCCGAAAAAGCACCAATTTTCTATAGTCCCTTTGGAGTAATTGTATCCTCGCCAACAAAAACTTGTACTATTTTTGAATTGGAGTATCAAAGAACAGCTGATCCATCTTGTTCTTTAAAATTTTCTAACAGAAGACTTTTCTACATTGATGAAGGTGAATATGAGAAAAAAGATTCTTTATTATATTTACCAATGGATTCATTAAGGGTCACTTGTCGTTATTGGTTAAACCCGGATGATTCGGTTTATACCTTTGTTTATTATAAAGATAAAGAAACTAATAATTGGCAAAGAATCTTATCTTCACAAAAGTTTGTTCTTCCTGAAGGGTTTAATCGTTTTTATGTCGAAGGAATTACCTATGAATGTCTAACCCATATTAAAAAGGAACCAAGGGCAATTATTTGGGGAATTGCAACAAGAGTAAAATAAAAAGGAGGAAGATATGCGAAACCTTTTAAAAATTATTTTTATTCTGGCGGTATTTTTTTCTTATACCGCCTATGCCGGTGAAACAGGAAAGATTGCCGGAAGGGTGATTGATGCGAATACAAAAGAACCGCTGGTTGGGGTAAATGTAATTGTTGAAGGAACAGAATTAGGAGCTGCCACTGATGCTACCGGTCATTATTTGATTATTAATGTGCCAGTGGGTACTTATGATGTTACCGCTTCTTATGTTGGTTATGAACCAGTAAGAGTGAAAGGTGTGAAGGTAATTGTCGACCAGACAACCTATGTTGATTTCCAATTAAAACCAACAGTAATTGAAATTGAAAAACCAGTGGAAGTTACTGCGGAAAGACCAATGGTTATCAAAACCGCAGTTCAGACAACGAGAATTGCTG
Proteins encoded in this region:
- the hisS gene encoding histidine--tRNA ligase, which produces MVTKRLKGMLDILPKESLFIDFIITNFERIVKLYGFSLIRTPILEYAELYYRSTGITSDIVNKEMYTFYDKKERLLALRPEGTPGVIRAVIENQLPIPQRVYYIGPMFRYERPQKGRLREHYQLGLEIVGEKSPYSDFELIKIANHFFSEINLKDTITLVNSIGCDKCRPKFKEAFLTYLKDKIEFLCFDCQERKEKNPLRIFDCKNEGCQKIIKESPKVREFLCEECKNHFDKFLSYLEKSDVRYKIDENLVRGLDYYTKTTFEFISESLGEKISIGGGGRYDNLMKELGGEDAPCVGFALGLERIFYALKENKNLLKEDKNLMIIYDCEDSFYEAEKLANLLREKNIPCYLNPDLETLKKQLKIANKLDIKYVIIIGEREREKGIYLLKDMTTGNQQEIKKEEIIEKLKEIIDV
- a CDS encoding NYN domain-containing protein, which produces MYLIDGYNLLHQFYKDINENKINYYREELIYLIKDYCEIKRKKAQIFFDVKSVPLSLLPPIRLKSDYLKVSYVKDADLAIINILENTKDITRYTVVSSDRKIINYAQRKGFKVFSSQRFKTILLTFKWE
- the radC gene encoding DNA repair protein RadC codes for the protein MEEGLINFFIEKEILPFISKKGKIFFKGKGLKSLDNKEKQEIYKKLAEFIRSPEDCLNLRRKIINRMKENYNFLPIKNWVEEERPRELLIKKGEKSLSLAKLLAIILRTGKEGESAEDLAKKLLNHFGSLSAIDNATIDEISKIPGIGLAKACSLKAALELGKRLLIEKAENKKKLKSPQDVIDYVSEKIGPYLFNAKKEHFSVIFLDIKNKVIDTLELSKGSNNASIVDIKEIISEAIKRLANGVILVHNHPSGETEPSKEDISLTKKIIQACNICGIRVLDHIIVGRNKENYTSFLKLGLIR
- a CDS encoding V-type ATP synthase subunit D, translated to MLIPTNATRQELLRLKKREIIAVRGHKLLKDRQEQLLRILLSYIEEVKKLRKEVYEETKEVLKYLNSSFFLEKRIFYENLLINQNYEISIKESILPLLNIKTTLYDFDLLEKEKILPFYQTSSLLDIALEKLNLLIKKLGRLSTLLKIVAILSSEIEKTRRRVNALEYRLIPQMRSAIRYISLRLSEYERENLIRIMRIRK